A region of the Candidatus Neomarinimicrobiota bacterium genome:
AGGTACCGGACTGGGAGCAGGGGCCGGTTCAAATTACGCGCGAGATGACCGACCTGGCGCTAAACCAGATCAGGTACGACTTCTCGGCCAGGACCCTGCGCAGAAAATTTGAGGGACTCACCAGGGCCATAACGGGTCGAATCCGTTAAGATTGCCAGGGATAAGCCATGAAAATTCAAGGCCTGTTTACCATCTTCAACCATGTAGCTCGCGGGATGACCGACGAGTTAACCCGGTTGGAGACGGTCTCAGAAAACATTTCCAACGCCAACCAGATTGCCGCCGAAGGCGAGCCCCTTTACCATCGCAAATCGGTGGACCCCCGAAGCCGCAAGCAGTCCTTCGGGTCGTTCTTCCGGGACTCGGCGCTCAAATTACGGCGCACAAGCGGTGGCCACATATCCGGAATCAGCGACCGGGTCTCCTGGTATGGTGAGCGCTGGCCTGAAAGCCGGACTATCGAGCATCCCAATGAGCGGGTGGTCTACGATCCCACCCACCCCAAGGCGAACGCCCAGGGCTATGTGCGGACTCCCGACATTAATATCGTTCAGGAAATGATGGATATGATCACTGCTACCAGATCCTACGAGGCCAATTCGACCGTGCTGGGGGCGGCGAAGCAGATCGCCAAGCGGACGCTGGAGCTCTGACCCGCCTATGGAAATTCTACACCCCCGACTCCAGGGCATGGCGCCTCAGCAGTTTGAGGGACACCGCGTGCGTGAGCAGCCGGTTGCTCCAGCCGGGTTGCAGGGGTCCGTCTCTGACCTTGAAGCGAATTTGGGCCAGCGTCTGGTCACTGCCGATGCCGAATATCCCGGTGAACCTGGCGCTGAAACCGACCCCCATGGGGGACTGCTTTCTGCCGGCGAGAAACAGATCTTGGTCCTGCTCTTTGACGCACAGGAAGGGGGCTCAATGAGCCTTTATGGTCCCCAGCCGGCTAAACCGGTGGTGCTAGGCAACTTTGTTGATTTAAGAGGGTAAAATGAAGATTCCCGACAATCCAGTACGCATTGATCCCACCGGAGCAACAGGTGCTTCCGGGTCACAACAGCCGGGCCGCAAGCCCGGCGATGTTCGCTTCAGCGACCAACTTAAGGAGCTGCTCAGCTCGGTAAATGCCAAACAGGCTGAGGCCAGTGAGAAGGTATCTGACGTGGTGACGGGGGAATCAGAAGACCTCCATTCCGCCATGATCGCCTTGGAAGAGGCCAGTATCAGCTTCCAACTGATGTTGGAGATCAGAAACAAGATGCTGGAGGCCTACCAGGAAATCAACCGGATGAACATCTAATGCCAGAGGGCGCAGGATAAGACATTATGCCTCCACTGATTCAGCAATTCAGAGAGATTATTCAAGGAATGAGCGTTGGACAGCGCATCGCGCTGTTCACGGTCATTATCGGGGTCATCAGCTCGCTGGTGGTTTTATCGCTGTGGGCGAATCGGCCCGAATACGCGCTGCTGTACAGCAATCTGGCGGCCGAAGATGCAAGCGAAATCGTCAACACGCTGCGCGATGACGGCGTACCCTATCGTTTGTCATCAGGGGGCAGGACGATTCACGTGCCCGCCGATCAAGTCTCCGAATATCGGCTCACCTTCGCGGCTGAGGGCGTGGCCACTGGTTCCATCACGGGCTTCGAACTGTTCGATGAGCAGCGCATGGGGATGACTACTTTCATGCAGCGGGTCAATTATCAGCGCGCGTTGGAAGGGGAACTTGTCCGTACTCTCAACCAGATGAATGAGGTTCGCTCGAGCCGTGTGCATCTGGTAATTCCAGAGAAGAGATTTTTTGAAGAAGCGGATCATGCAACGGCCTCGGTTGTGCTCCACCTTGAGGCCGGCGCCTTTCTGACGCCGCGACGCATCCACGGGATTGCTGCCCTGATCGGCAATAGCGTACCCGATTTGAGCCCGGAGAATGTTACCATAGTGGATGCCGGCGGCAAGCTGCTTTCGGAAGCTTTCCGGGATGGCGGAGAGGTTTCGGCAAGCAGCCGCAACTGGGATATCAGGCGCTCGGTGGAGGTCGGCCTGCAGCAGAAGGCCCAAGAGCTCCTGGACGACGTTCTGGGGCCCGGACGGTCCATCGTGAAAGTATCGGCCGAGCTCAACTTCGAGCAGCTGGAGCGGACCCTGGAAACCTACGGCACCGACGAAGCCGCTGTGCTCAGTGAAGAGCGCAATGTTGAGCATCACATCGGCCAGGATACCACCAGCCGAAGCATCGAGCAGACGGTGACCAACTACGAACTGGACAAGACCCTCGAGCATTTTGTGGCCAGTACGGGCGATATCCGGCGGCTAACGGTGGCCGTCCTGATCGATCACCGGATTGTGCCAAATGGCGACGGCGACGAGACTGCCTACCTCCCGCGATCACCGGAGGAACTGGCCAGCATCGAGGCGCTCGTTTCCGATGCGCTGGGTATTGACGAGGCCAGGGGCGACCAAGTGACGGTTGAAAATTTGGAATTTGACCACCAACAGGAGTTGGCCGAATTGGCGTCTATTCAAAAAGTTGAGCGAGACGCTAAGCAGAGCAAATGGATCAATGGAATCCTAGTTGTCGCGGCGGTCATTATTTCGCTGTACCTGCTGTTGAGAGTGTTGCGCTCTACGACAGCCCAATTCGCGGAAGCCCTGGCGCTTCCCGGCAAGCGGATAGGTGTCCTGGTCGGTGGCCCTGAAGATATCGAGGGTATACCCGGTGCAGCTGGTGCCCTTGAGGCCCGGGGAGAGGTGGAAGTTGTGGCCGACGAATTTCTCATGAAACTGTCTCCGGAGGCCCGGGCGCAGCTTGAAGTGCAGGACCGGGTAACCACTGAAGTGACAAAATTTGTGGAGGAAAATCCTGAAGGCGCTGCCCAGCTGATCCGTATCTGGACGTCGGGCTTGGTGTCTGAAGAGGCATAGTGAGGGTCGTATGAGCGAAGAATTCACGGAGCAGAGCGTGGAGGTAACTCCTCCGGCGGAGGAAAGCTCCGAGCCGGAGGAAAGCGCGCTGGTTGAAGAGGCAGTGCTGCCAACTACCTCTGGAGATTTGTCGCCGATTGAGCGGGCGGGCGTATTGCTCATCGCCCTCGGGGTGACGACTTCCGCAGCCGTATTGAAACATCTACCCGAATCGGAGGTGGAAAGTCTCTCTATCGAGCTGGCCAAGCTGAAAAACGTACCGTCCGAACAACTACAGCAGGTCATCAACGAGTTTCATGAGATGATGCTGGCCCGCCAGTATGTCTCTCAGGGTGGCCTCGAGTACGCGAGGCAGGTTCTGGAAAAGGCATGGGGTATGCGTCGGGCTGACGAAATACTCAAGCGCATCGAGGCGGCAACCGAGGTGAGCGCCTTCTTTCTGTTGCAGACGGTGGATGACGCCCAACTGCTCAGCTTCCTTCAGGATGAGCATCCTCAGACGGCGGCACTCATCTTGGCCAATCTCAAGCCCAAGCAGGCTGCGAACATCCTCTCCCAGCTCTCCGAAGAACTGCAGAACGAAATCGCGTTCCGACTGGCTACCATGGAAAAGACTTCTCCAGAAATGGTTAAGGAAATTGAAAACGTCCTACGCGAGCAGCTGGGCGATGTTTTCGGCGCAGATATGCGCAGCACCGGTGGCGCATATGCGGTGGCGGAGATACTGAATAGTGCCAGCCGAGCCGCGGAGAAGAATATTCTGGACCACATGCGTGAGCGGGATCCCGAACTGGCCCTGGAGATAACCAACCTGATGTTCCTGTTCGAAGACCTGATAACTCTCGCTGATGAAAGTATTCAGAAGATTATCAAGGAGGTGGATACCAAGACGCTTGCCCTGTCTCTGAAAGCTACCAGCACCGAACTGCAGGACAAGGTCTATAACAATATGTCCGACAGGGCTGGCGGTATGCTCAAGGACGAGCTGGAGTTCTTGGGTGCGGTGCGGGTGTCCGAAGTCGAGGAAGCCCAGAGTGCAATACTGGATGTGGTCCGCCGGTTGGATGACGCCAATGAAATAACCATTGCCCGTGGCGGCGAATCAGAGGAACTCATAGCGTGAGCTCTGCCACCATCATAAGACTCCCGCGCCGCGTGACGGGTATCCGTGGAGTTCACGACAACGATGAGGCGGTACAAGCACTGGTTGCTGACATCCAAAACGAACCGCAGGATGCCGACGTCGCCACTGTGGAGGCCAGCCAGACCGACATGCTTCACAGTCAGATCGAGCACCTGGAGGGTGAGCTCCAGTCAGCCAGGGAACAGTCCTACAACCTGGGATTCAAGGACGGTGTGTCTGCGGAGCGCGAAAAACATATTCAAGCGTTGGAAGCTCATGCGCAGCAATTCAGGGAGCTGGCAGAACGCCTGGAACAGGAGTTCGACCAGGCCCTGACTACCTTGGAGGAGCCCCTGTTGCGTATGAGTTTCCGAATTTCGGAAAAGATTCTGAATGCGCCGCTCCCTGACGAGCTGCGTGATGAATCTCTTACGGCCACCATCCTGTCGTTTCTGAGGGAAGTGCTGCACGAGGGCAGCGTCGTCATTCATGTGGCGCCGGCCAGTCTGGCACTGCTGCAGTCGGATGCCGTGTCCGAGAAATTCAAGCAGTCCTTTCCCGGCAAGCTACGCTTTGTGGCCGATGACAACCTGCGCCCCGGCGAATGCCAGGTTGAGACCCAGGAACACATCATTGATGGCAGCTACGCCAACCAGCTCAAGATTCTGGAAGACAAACTGAGATGACCGCGCCCGATCACCTGCAGGCACGAATCAACGGCCGCCTTGATCGCCTCGATGTGTTGGAGCCGTACCGCGTGGACGGCCGTGTAACGGAAGTAGTCGGTCTGGTGGTGGAGGCGACCTGTCCCGACGGTTCCGTCGGTGACATGTGCACCATCGATGTGGAAGGGGGCGACCCCATACGCGCTGAGGTGATGGGCTTCCGTGACGGCAAGATGCTGCTCATGCCCCTGGACGTGACGATGGGTGTGTCCGTGGGGAGCAAGGTCACCCTCAGCGCCGACACTCTCACTATTCCGGTGGGGCCGCAGCTGCTGGGACGCATCGTGGACGGCCTGGGGCAACCCATCGATGGCAAGGGCCCGATCCAGTTTGAGCGTTACCAACCCGTTTACAGCCCGCCGCCCGACCCCATGAGCCGCAAAATTATTTCCGAACCTTTTTCCACAGGCATTCGATCCATCGATGGCCTGCTTACCATTGGACGCGGCCAGCGCATAGGCATTTTTTCCGGCAGCGGTGTGGGCAAGAGTGTCTTGCTGGGCATGATCGCCCGGCACACCAACGCCGAGGTCAACGTAATCGGGCTCATTGGTGAGCGTGGCCGCGAGGTGCGGGAGTTCATCGAAAGAGACCTTGGCGGTGAGGCCCTTCGGCATGCCGTGGTGGTGGTAGCCACTTCTGATCAGGCCGCCCAGATCCGGGTGAAGGCTGCCATGGCCGCGACGGCTATTGCCGAATACTTCCGGGACCGTGGCCAGGAGGTGATGCTGCTCATGGATTCGCTTACCAGGGTGGCCATGGCCCAACGGGAGATCGGACTGGCAGTGGGTGAACCCCCTACCACCAAGGGCTACACCCCCTCAGTATTTGCCTTCCTGCCCCGACTGCTCGAGCGGGCTGGAACCAATGCCCGGGCCAGCATCACGGGGCTATACTCGGTTCTGGTGGAAAGCGATGATTTGAACGATCCCATTGCCGATGCTGCCCGCTCCCTGCTGGATGGTCACATCGTGCTCTCGCGGGCGCTGGCAAATCGCGGCCAATATCCGGCCGTAGACGTGCTTCAAAGTATTAGCCGCCTGCGGCGCGAGGTCACAGACGAAGAGCAAGACCAGGCGGTCCGGCAGGTCGTGGAACTGCTATCTATCTATCAGGATTCTGAGGATCTTATCAACATCGGGGCCTACAGCCCCGGCAGCAATCCCCGCATTGACTATGCCATTGCAAATATCGCCAAGGTGAATGCCTACCTGAGTCAGGACGGCCAACTCAAGTCGAATGTGATTTCAGCCCGGGAAGACCTGCAAGCGCTCACTGCGGCAATGGAGGCTAGCCTTGACCAGGAATAAGCGGGGTTTCAGGTACGGCCGGCTGCTGAATGTAAAAGGCCTGCTGCTGAATCTGAAGTCCATCGCACTGCGGGAAAAGGAGCAGTCTCACGGCATCCGAAAGGAGAAGCTGAGCAGCATTCAGGCCCAAAAGCAGGTTCATCTAAAACTCGCTGCGCCAGCCGGGGATGATGGAAACCATGAACTCTCCACCCGCGACCTGCAGGTAAAGACATGGTACACCGAGCAGCTCAACGAGGATCTTCGGCGTCAAATTCATGAGGTTCGCCTCGCCGAAAACCAAGTTGAGGAGCAGCGCAAAATCGTGGCCGAATCGGCCCGGGACAAGAAATCCCTGGAGAAGTTGAAGGAGCGGCAGGACCTGCTGGCACGTATTGAATTGGGTCGGGCAGAGCAGAAAGATTTGGACGAACTCGCCGGACGCAAGCATTCCGACCGTAGTGGGACGGGCCAATCATGAAAAAAATCCTCATGGGACTGATGGCGGCAATCCTGCTGTTTGTTCTGATGGTGGTGGTATTTTTCGTCATTTTCTTCCTCACCGGTGAGGAAGAAATGCTAGCTGACGACGAGGAAGCGGTTATTACCAACAAAGAATTGCGGCTGATCATCCAGGAACGTGATTCCTTGACGGTGGAGC
Encoded here:
- a CDS encoding flagellar basal body rod protein FlgC, whose amino-acid sequence is MKIQGLFTIFNHVARGMTDELTRLETVSENISNANQIAAEGEPLYHRKSVDPRSRKQSFGSFFRDSALKLRRTSGGHISGISDRVSWYGERWPESRTIEHPNERVVYDPTHPKANAQGYVRTPDINIVQEMMDMITATRSYEANSTVLGAAKQIAKRTLEL
- the fliE gene encoding flagellar hook-basal body complex protein FliE — protein: MKIPDNPVRIDPTGATGASGSQQPGRKPGDVRFSDQLKELLSSVNAKQAEASEKVSDVVTGESEDLHSAMIALEEASISFQLMLEIRNKMLEAYQEINRMNI
- the fliF gene encoding flagellar M-ring protein FliF, translated to MPPLIQQFREIIQGMSVGQRIALFTVIIGVISSLVVLSLWANRPEYALLYSNLAAEDASEIVNTLRDDGVPYRLSSGGRTIHVPADQVSEYRLTFAAEGVATGSITGFELFDEQRMGMTTFMQRVNYQRALEGELVRTLNQMNEVRSSRVHLVIPEKRFFEEADHATASVVLHLEAGAFLTPRRIHGIAALIGNSVPDLSPENVTIVDAGGKLLSEAFRDGGEVSASSRNWDIRRSVEVGLQQKAQELLDDVLGPGRSIVKVSAELNFEQLERTLETYGTDEAAVLSEERNVEHHIGQDTTSRSIEQTVTNYELDKTLEHFVASTGDIRRLTVAVLIDHRIVPNGDGDETAYLPRSPEELASIEALVSDALGIDEARGDQVTVENLEFDHQQELAELASIQKVERDAKQSKWINGILVVAAVIISLYLLLRVLRSTTAQFAEALALPGKRIGVLVGGPEDIEGIPGAAGALEARGEVEVVADEFLMKLSPEARAQLEVQDRVTTEVTKFVEENPEGAAQLIRIWTSGLVSEEA
- the fliG gene encoding flagellar motor switch protein FliG; amino-acid sequence: MSEEFTEQSVEVTPPAEESSEPEESALVEEAVLPTTSGDLSPIERAGVLLIALGVTTSAAVLKHLPESEVESLSIELAKLKNVPSEQLQQVINEFHEMMLARQYVSQGGLEYARQVLEKAWGMRRADEILKRIEAATEVSAFFLLQTVDDAQLLSFLQDEHPQTAALILANLKPKQAANILSQLSEELQNEIAFRLATMEKTSPEMVKEIENVLREQLGDVFGADMRSTGGAYAVAEILNSASRAAEKNILDHMRERDPELALEITNLMFLFEDLITLADESIQKIIKEVDTKTLALSLKATSTELQDKVYNNMSDRAGGMLKDELEFLGAVRVSEVEEAQSAILDVVRRLDDANEITIARGGESEELIA
- a CDS encoding FliI/YscN family ATPase; its protein translation is MTAPDHLQARINGRLDRLDVLEPYRVDGRVTEVVGLVVEATCPDGSVGDMCTIDVEGGDPIRAEVMGFRDGKMLLMPLDVTMGVSVGSKVTLSADTLTIPVGPQLLGRIVDGLGQPIDGKGPIQFERYQPVYSPPPDPMSRKIISEPFSTGIRSIDGLLTIGRGQRIGIFSGSGVGKSVLLGMIARHTNAEVNVIGLIGERGREVREFIERDLGGEALRHAVVVVATSDQAAQIRVKAAMAATAIAEYFRDRGQEVMLLMDSLTRVAMAQREIGLAVGEPPTTKGYTPSVFAFLPRLLERAGTNARASITGLYSVLVESDDLNDPIADAARSLLDGHIVLSRALANRGQYPAVDVLQSISRLRREVTDEEQDQAVRQVVELLSIYQDSEDLINIGAYSPGSNPRIDYAIANIAKVNAYLSQDGQLKSNVISAREDLQALTAAMEASLDQE
- the fliJ gene encoding flagellar export protein FliJ; the encoded protein is MTRNKRGFRYGRLLNVKGLLLNLKSIALREKEQSHGIRKEKLSSIQAQKQVHLKLAAPAGDDGNHELSTRDLQVKTWYTEQLNEDLRRQIHEVRLAENQVEEQRKIVAESARDKKSLEKLKERQDLLARIELGRAEQKDLDELAGRKHSDRSGTGQS